One window of Candidatus Tokpelaia hoelldoblerii genomic DNA carries:
- a CDS encoding Nitrilotriacetate monooxygenase family FMN-dependent oxidoreductase (bhsal03030), which yields MSKGKINFGIMLHGAGGHMNSWRHPSGPADASVNIRYITDVARAAEAAGIAFAFVADGLYINEKSIPHFLNRFEPLTVLSALAAQTERIGLCGTVSTSYSDPFTIARQFASLDLLSGGRAGWNVVTTPLEGTARNYGRPHPKPSLRYDIADEYLKVVRRLWSSWEEDAFIRDRQTGVFFDAQKLHRLNHQGRFFSVEGPLNIQRSPQGEPVIFQAGASETGIGFAGRNAEAVFTHIGGLQENRHYYAQVKAAALAHGRDPQSVRIFPGVNPIVGRTEAQAEEKYRAIRDLVDISDALAYLGRYFDHHDFSVYALDAPFPELGDIGKNSFRSVTDKIKRQAAEQKLTLREVALDAATPRSPFIGTPDKIADLLIGYFEGGAADGFILTFLVAAEGFADFRAEVLPRLAGRGYFDPILKAATLRENLGLAIPRNRYVQQRAEVSRQGVA from the coding sequence ATGTCAAAGGGAAAAATCAATTTCGGCATTATGTTGCATGGGGCAGGCGGGCATATGAATTCCTGGCGGCATCCGTCCGGCCCGGCAGATGCCAGCGTCAATATCCGCTATATAACGGACGTGGCCAGAGCCGCGGAGGCGGCGGGCATTGCCTTTGCCTTTGTCGCTGATGGTTTATATATCAATGAAAAATCCATACCGCATTTTCTCAACCGTTTTGAGCCGTTGACCGTGCTTTCCGCCCTTGCGGCGCAGACAGAACGGATTGGCCTGTGCGGTACGGTTTCCACGTCCTATAGTGACCCGTTCACCATTGCGCGGCAATTTGCTTCGCTGGATTTGCTGAGCGGCGGCCGGGCAGGGTGGAATGTTGTCACAACACCGCTGGAAGGCACGGCGCGTAATTATGGCCGCCCTCACCCGAAACCCAGCCTGCGTTATGATATTGCGGATGAATATCTGAAAGTCGTGCGGAGGCTGTGGTCATCATGGGAGGAAGATGCCTTTATCCGTGACAGGCAGACTGGGGTGTTTTTTGATGCGCAGAAGCTGCACCGCCTTAACCATCAGGGGCGGTTTTTCTCAGTTGAAGGCCCGTTGAATATCCAGCGTTCGCCGCAGGGCGAGCCGGTGATTTTCCAGGCGGGCGCTTCTGAAACCGGTATTGGTTTTGCCGGGCGCAACGCAGAAGCGGTATTTACCCATATTGGCGGCTTGCAGGAAAACCGGCATTATTACGCCCAAGTGAAAGCGGCCGCTCTGGCGCATGGGCGCGATCCGCAAAGTGTCAGAATATTTCCCGGGGTGAACCCGATTGTCGGCAGAACAGAGGCGCAGGCGGAAGAAAAATATCGCGCTATCCGTGATCTTGTCGATATTTCCGATGCGCTCGCCTATCTGGGCCGGTATTTTGACCATCATGATTTCAGTGTTTATGCACTGGATGCACCTTTCCCGGAACTGGGCGATATCGGAAAAAACAGTTTCCGGTCGGTAACGGATAAAATCAAGCGGCAGGCAGCAGAGCAGAAACTGACCCTGCGCGAGGTGGCGCTTGATGCGGCAACGCCGCGCAGCCCCTTTATCGGAACGCCTGACAAGATCGCTGATTTGCTGATCGGTTATTTTGAAGGCGGTGCCGCAGACGGCTTTATTCTGACATTTCTGGTGGCGGCTGAAGGCTTTGCTGATTTCCGGGCTGAGGTTTTACCGCGCCTTGCCGGGCGCGGCTATTTCGACCCCATATTAAAAGCTGCGACCTTGCGGGAAAATCTTGGGCTTGCCATTCCCCGCAACCGCTATGTGCAGCAACGCGCAGAGGTCAGCCGTCAGGGTGTCGCGTGA
- a CDS encoding FMN reductase (bhsal03040), with amino-acid sequence MTRKKLVGLAGSYSQPSRTAALVAYIRDVAEKHYAVESTLYTMQDLGASLGAAQHYDRLAPQARRIFKDIAEADALIIAIPVYKGSYPGLFKHMFDLMDPDALVGKPVILAASGGGSRHALVVEHQLRPLFGFFRAHGMATTIYASAADFAGEGTIVADGLVKRVAEAVGQLAPFFQETASFVPLPETAREMIATPALAAV; translated from the coding sequence ATGACACGGAAGAAACTTGTCGGCCTTGCCGGCAGTTATAGCCAGCCATCCAGAACTGCGGCCCTTGTTGCCTATATCCGCGATGTTGCTGAAAAGCATTATGCGGTGGAAAGCACACTGTACACTATGCAGGATCTTGGTGCGTCTTTAGGGGCGGCACAGCATTATGACAGGCTTGCGCCACAGGCGCGGCGTATTTTCAAGGATATTGCCGAAGCCGATGCCCTGATTATCGCCATACCGGTTTACAAGGGCAGTTATCCCGGGCTGTTCAAGCATATGTTTGATTTGATGGACCCGGATGCTTTGGTCGGCAAGCCGGTTATTCTGGCCGCCAGCGGCGGGGGCAGCCGCCATGCGCTGGTGGTGGAACACCAGTTGCGCCCGCTGTTCGGTTTTTTCCGGGCGCATGGTATGGCGACGACAATTTATGCCTCGGCGGCGGATTTTGCCGGTGAGGGAACAATTGTTGCGGATGGCCTTGTCAAGCGGGTGGCGGAAGCCGTGGGGCAACTGGCGCCGTTTTTTCAGGAAACAGCCAGCTTTGTCCCCTTGCCGGAAACAGCCCGCGAGATGATCGCAACACCGGCGCTTGCCGCGGTATGA